In a single window of the Natronosalvus caseinilyticus genome:
- a CDS encoding ester cyclase, with product MNTAAENKEIVRRYYEEAFNEGRTDLLEELIAENVVNHDPVSDETLMPEEARGFEGFVRHVEAAHEAFDGATVTIEDMVAEDDTVAVRFTFAGTHEGPFAGFEPTGERLEGSNMVFMRFEDGMIVERWEESDSLDALRQLGIVSSPEDLEPAPV from the coding sequence ATGAACACTGCGGCAGAGAACAAGGAGATCGTTCGCCGGTACTACGAGGAGGCCTTCAACGAGGGCCGAACCGACCTGCTCGAGGAGCTAATTGCCGAGAACGTCGTCAACCACGACCCGGTCTCGGACGAGACGCTCATGCCCGAGGAGGCCAGGGGGTTCGAGGGGTTCGTCCGCCACGTCGAGGCCGCCCACGAGGCGTTCGACGGCGCGACGGTGACGATCGAGGACATGGTCGCCGAGGACGACACGGTCGCGGTACGATTCACGTTCGCGGGGACTCACGAGGGGCCATTCGCGGGATTCGAGCCCACGGGCGAGCGACTCGAGGGATCGAACATGGTCTTCATGAGATTCGAGGACGGGATGATCGTCGAGCGCTGGGAGGAGTCGGACAGCCTGGATGCCCTCCGACAACTCGGCATCGTCTCCTCGCCAGAGGATCTGGAGCCGGCGCCGGTGTGA
- a CDS encoding redox-regulated ATPase YchF: MLSIALAGKPNAGKSTFYTAATMADVDVANYPFTTIDANRGVSYVRTECPCLEREERCGNENCHDGKRYVPIELLDVAGLVPGAHEGKGLGNQFLDELTNADVIVNVIDASGGTNEKGEPVDIGSHDPLEDIDFVETEMDMWLAGIVERNWESVERKSRSPDFDLDEVLGDMMSGFGASPTDIARILRELEYPADPIQWTDDDREALATEIRQRTKPIVVAANKIDVAPEENVDRLLDLDKPVIPTSAEGERALRNAAEGGLIDYDPGDDDFEITGDVSDAQREALEGLQETMARWDGTGVQAALDYAVYELLEHLTAYPVQDATKWSDGSGNVLPDAFLLAQGSTPVDLAYAVHSDIGDGYLHAVDARSSREISDSYDLEEGDVIKIVSTN; encoded by the coding sequence CACCGCGGCGACGATGGCCGACGTCGACGTCGCGAACTACCCGTTCACAACGATCGACGCCAATCGCGGGGTCAGTTACGTCCGCACCGAGTGCCCCTGTCTCGAGCGTGAGGAACGCTGCGGGAACGAGAACTGCCACGACGGCAAGCGCTACGTCCCCATCGAACTGCTCGACGTTGCGGGACTCGTTCCCGGAGCCCATGAGGGGAAGGGCCTGGGCAACCAGTTCCTCGACGAACTGACCAACGCCGACGTGATCGTCAACGTGATCGACGCCTCCGGCGGGACCAACGAGAAGGGCGAACCCGTCGACATCGGGAGCCACGACCCGCTCGAGGACATCGACTTCGTCGAGACGGAGATGGATATGTGGCTCGCCGGCATCGTCGAGCGTAACTGGGAGAGTGTCGAGCGCAAGTCCCGCTCGCCCGACTTCGACTTAGACGAGGTGCTGGGGGACATGATGTCGGGCTTCGGCGCCTCGCCCACCGACATCGCCCGGATTCTGCGCGAACTCGAGTACCCCGCTGACCCGATCCAGTGGACCGACGACGACCGCGAGGCGCTCGCGACCGAGATCCGCCAGCGGACCAAGCCGATCGTCGTCGCGGCGAACAAGATCGACGTCGCGCCCGAGGAGAACGTCGACCGTCTGCTCGACCTCGACAAACCCGTGATCCCGACGTCGGCGGAGGGCGAGCGCGCGCTCCGGAACGCGGCCGAGGGCGGGCTGATCGATTACGACCCGGGAGACGACGACTTCGAGATCACCGGCGACGTCAGCGACGCCCAGCGCGAGGCCCTCGAGGGGCTCCAGGAGACGATGGCCCGCTGGGACGGTACGGGCGTCCAGGCCGCGTTAGACTACGCGGTCTACGAGTTGCTCGAGCACCTCACCGCCTACCCGGTTCAGGACGCCACGAAGTGGTCCGATGGGAGCGGGAACGTGCTCCCCGACGCGTTCCTCCTGGCGCAGGGATCGACGCCGGTCGACCTGGCGTACGCGGTCCACTCGGACATCGGCGACGGCTACCTCCACGCGGTCGACGCCCGCAGCTCGAGAGAGATCAGCGACAGTTACGACCTCGAGGAGGGCGACGTGATCAAGATCGTCAGTACGAACTGA